Proteins encoded within one genomic window of Halobacteroides halobius DSM 5150:
- the galE gene encoding UDP-glucose 4-epimerase GalE yields MNILVTGGAGYIGSHVVKELLDTKHQVITYDNLQKGHKEAVLGGKFVEGDLADKELLTTTFKDYNIDAVIHLAADSLVGESMEEPAKYYQNNMVNGLNLLDVMVENNVKNIVFSSTAATYGDVDHIPITEDLPKEPTSVYGRSKLFFEQIMQDYDQAYNLKYISLRYFNASGADESGQIGEDHNPETHLIPIVLQKALGQRDKLAIFGTDYPTRDGTCVRDYIHVTDLAQAHILGIEALADGKESSIYNLGNGDGYSVKEVIETASEVVGKEIEAIAGERRAGDPATLIASSEKIKKELGWKPQYGDLKTIIATAWQWHKNHPQGF; encoded by the coding sequence ATGAATATTTTAGTCACAGGTGGCGCTGGATATATTGGCAGTCATGTAGTTAAAGAATTACTAGACACTAAACATCAAGTTATTACTTATGATAATTTACAGAAGGGACATAAAGAAGCAGTTTTGGGTGGAAAATTTGTAGAAGGTGATTTAGCTGATAAGGAATTATTAACTACAACTTTTAAAGATTATAATATTGATGCTGTAATTCACTTAGCAGCAGATAGTTTAGTAGGAGAATCAATGGAAGAACCGGCTAAATATTATCAAAATAATATGGTAAATGGATTAAATTTATTGGATGTAATGGTTGAAAATAATGTAAAAAATATCGTCTTTTCTTCTACTGCAGCCACTTATGGAGATGTAGATCATATACCAATTACAGAAGATTTGCCTAAAGAGCCAACTAGTGTTTATGGTAGGTCAAAGTTATTTTTTGAACAGATAATGCAAGATTATGATCAAGCTTATAATTTAAAATATATCTCTCTAAGATACTTTAATGCTAGTGGCGCAGATGAATCAGGTCAGATTGGAGAAGACCATAATCCAGAAACTCATTTGATTCCAATTGTTTTACAAAAAGCTTTAGGTCAACGGGATAAGCTAGCTATCTTTGGCACAGATTATCCAACTCGTGATGGAACTTGTGTTAGAGATTATATTCATGTCACAGACTTGGCCCAAGCTCATATTTTAGGTATTGAGGCTTTAGCAGATGGTAAAGAAAGTTCAATCTATAATTTAGGTAATGGAGATGGTTATTCAGTTAAAGAAGTGATTGAGACTGCTAGTGAAGTAGTTGGCAAAGAAATAGAAGCAATTGCAGGAGAGAGGAGAGCTGGAGATCCTGCTACTTTAATTGCTAGTTCAGAAAAAATCAAAAAAGAACTTGGCTGGAAACCACAGTATGGAGATTTAAAAACAATTATTGCAACTGCTTGGCAGTGGCATAAAAATCATCCACAAGGCTTTTAA